The nucleotide sequence CCGCGCGGTCGAGGAGATGCTGCGCATCACGCTGAGCCGGGCCCGGACCCGGGACGCCGTGCTGGGCGAGGAGTTCGGCACGACCGGCCACGGTTCACGCCGCTGGGTGCTCGACCCGATCGACGGGACCAAGAACTTCGTCCGCGGCGTCCCGGTCTGGGCCACGCTGATCGCCCTCTTCGACGGCGACGAGCCGGTCGTCGGGCTGGTGTCGGCGCCGGCGCTGAACCGGCGGTGGTGGGCAGCCAAGGACGTCGGCGCCTGGACCGGCCGCCGGCTGGAGTCGGCCTCCCGGTGCCGCGTGTCGGAGGTCGGCGACCTGGGTGACGCCAGCCTGAGCTACTCCAGCCTCTCCGGCTGGGAGGAGCGCGGCGGGCTGGACGGCTTCCTCGACCTCACCCGGTCGGTCTGGCGCACCCGCGCCTACGGCGACTTCTGGAGCTACGTGCTCCTCGCCGAGGGGGCCGTGGACATCGCCTGCGAGCCGGAGGTCTCGATCTGGGACCTCGCGGCCCTGGACGTGATCGTCCGCGAGGCCGGCGGCCGGTTCACCGACGTGACCGGCGCCCCGGGGCCGGCCGGCGGGAGCGCCCTGGCCACGAACGGCAAGCTGCACGACGCCGCCCTGCAGCGGCTCCGGCCTCGACCCACCTCCGTCTGACCGCGGGGCCGGATCAGGGGCGGGGCTCGACCAGCGGCCCCCAGGCGTGCCGGACCGCGACGTCGGCCCCGCTCCCCCGCGCGGCCAGCAGGGCCGCGCCGACCGCCGAGGCGGACCGCAGCGCCAGGAACCGGACCGGACGCCCCAGCTCGTCGGCGAGCAGCTGCTGGACGACGCCGGCGCGACCCCCACCGCCGGTGAGCACCACCGGCGCGCCGTCGCCGGGGACCTCGAGCAGCGCCGTCGCCGCACCGACGGCCCGCACGACCCCCTCCACCGCCGCCCGGGCCAGGTGCGCGCGGGTCGTGCCCGGGTGCAGCCCGTCCCACCCGCCGCGGTCCTCCGGACCGGCGACCCCACCCCGTTCCCCGGTGAGGAACGGCCGGAAGACCGCTCCGCCGGCGTCGGGCACCGACGCGGCCGCCCCGAAGAGCCCGTCCCAGGACAGGCCGAGGACGCCGCACACCCACGCCCAGGCCGAGCCGCCGTTGCGCAGCGCCGCCATCGCGTACCAGCCGCCGTCGACGTCCGCGTAGCCGTGCACCGGGGGGTCGTCGGCGGGGCGCGGCGACCAGCCGGGGCGCAGGACCTGCGCCCCGGTGCCGAGGTTCACCTGCAGGCCGGTCGCCGTCCCCGCGGCCAGCAGCGCCAGCGGGGTGTCCGCACCGCCGACCACCACGGGCACGTCCCCGAACGGCAGCCGCGCGACGCCGGCCACCTGGTCCGCCGGGCGCACCTCCGGCAGCAGGCGGGGCGGCACGCCGGCCGCCGCGGCCGCCGCCGGAGACCAGCCGTCGGCGACGACGTCCCACAGCAGCGTCGCCGAGGCGTCGCTGCGGTCGGTCACCAGCGGGCCGCCGGGCACCAGCTCGGCGCGGAACGCGTCCTTCGGCAGCAGCACCGCCGCCGCCCGCTCGACGGCCGCCGGTTCGTGGGCGGTCAGCCAGGCCAGCAGCGGGCCGGTCATCCCCGGCACCAGCGGGTTGGCCAGCGCGGCGCGGTCGGCGGGGGCGAGGCCGCGCCAGCGCGCCAGCTCCGCCGTCGCCCGCGCATCCGGCCACAGCAGCGCCGGGTGCAGCGCGCGCCCGCCGCCGTCGACCAGGACGGCGCCGTGCATCTGCCCCGACAGCCCCAGGGCCCGCACCGGGGCGCCGGCCAGCGCGGGGGCCAGCTCGCTGCACGCGGCGTCGAAGGCCTCGCGCCACCTGCGCACGTCGATCTGCGCCCGGCCGGGCGCCGGCCGGTCGTGCTCGTAGCCGGCCTCGGCCCCGGCGACCACGCGGCCCGCCCCGTCCAGCGCGACGAGCTTGAGCCCGCTGGTGCCCAGGTCCGCGCCGAGGAACACCTCCCCCACGTCCGGGCTCAGCGCTCCGGGCTGTCGCCGTAGGTGTAGGAGCTGTCGGCGTACCGGCCGCCGACCGCGGCGCCCGGCGGGGCGATGACGTCGAGACGCGCGAGGTCGTCGGTGGAGAGCTCGACCGCGGCGGCGCCGACGTTCTCCTCCAGGTAGCTGCGCCGCTTCGTGCCGGGGATGGGGACGACGTCGTCGCCCTGGGCCATGACCCAGGCCAGCGCCAGCTGCCCGGGGGTCACCTCCTTCTCCGCCGCGATCCGGCGGACGGCGTCGACCAGCCGCAGGTTGGTCTCGAACGCCGCACCGGTGAACCGGGGGTGCGTGCGGCGCCAGTCGTCCTCGGCGAAGTCGTCGGGGCTGGTGATCGCGCCGGTGAGGAACCCGCGGCCCAGCGGGCTGAACGGCACGATGCCGATCCCGTGCTCGCGGGCGACGCCGACGACCTCTCCCTCGAGGTCGCGGGTCCACAGCGACCACTCGCTCTGCAGGGCGGCGATCGGGTGCACCGCGGCGGCGCGCCGGATCGACGCCGCGCTGGCCTCCGAGAGTCCGAGGTGGCGCACCTTGCCCTCCCGGACGAGGTCGGCCATCGCGCCGACGGTGTCCTCGATCGGCACCCGCGGGTCGACCCGGTGCTGGTAGTACAGGTCGATGGTGTCGACGCCGAGCCGGCGCAGGCTCGCCTCGGCGCAGGCCCGCACGTTCGCCGGCCGCCCGTCGATGTCCATGCCGCCGCGGTCGTTGTGCGACAGGGAGAACTTCGTCGCCAGCTGCACCTCGTCGCGGCGTCCGGCGATCGCCTCGCCGACGAGCTCCTCGTTGTGGCCGCTGCCGTAGACGTCGGAGGTGTCGAGGAAGGTGACGCCGAGGTCGAGGGCCCGGTGCACGGTGGCGATCGACTCGGCACGGTCGGCCGTCCCGTACATCTGGCTCATCCCCATGCAGCCCAGGCCGAGGGACGAGACGACCAGGCCGTCGCGGCCGAGCGTGCGGGTACCGACGGGAGGCAGCGGCGAGGCAGACATGCCCCGCATCCTCGTCCGCCCACCCGCCGGCCCGCTACCAGCCGCCTGGCAGCTCCGCTCAGGCGGCGTCCCGGGCCCAGGCCCCGGACGGCGACGGCGACAGCCGGCCGCGCACCGGGCCCGCAGAGCCGGCTCCCACGCGTGCGCGCCCCGGCCGGCGACGGCCGACGCGGTCGGCGAGCGAGCTGACGGCGGGCAGCGCGAGGAGCACCAGCGCCCCGGCGATCCAGCCGGCCAGGACGTCGCTGATCCAGTGGGTGCCGAGGTAGACGGTGGTCGCGCCGACGCCGAGCGCGACGAGTGCGACCAGGACCGGGGCGGCCCGGCGGTACCGGGCGCCCAGGTAGGCGACCATCCCCCACATGGCGACCGCGTTGGCGGCGTGGCCGGAGGGGAAGACCATGCCGTCGGTGAAGACCTCGGCGGCCCCGGGCAGCACGGCGCCCTCCCCCAGCTGCAGCGGCCCGAGCCGCCCGAAGGCCGTCTTCGCCGCCCCCACGGTGGCGTTCAGCAGCAGCGTCGTGGCCGCCACCACCAGCAGCGGCCTCGGATCCCGGTCCCGTGCGAACCGCACGGCCAGCCAGCCGCCGATGACCAGGAGGCACACCAGCCGCTGCCCGAGCAGGACCCAGGAGGACAGCAGCGGCTCCAGCTGCGGCCAGCGGGCGGCCGGCTCCCAGCGGAGGGCCGCGAGGTCCAGCGCCACCAGCGGTGACCCGGTGAGGACGGCAACGGCGAGCGCGACGTAGCCCGCCACGAGCACCACGGCGAGCACGGCCCGTCGGCGGTGCCCGCGTCGCCGCGCGGGCGCCCTCGCCGGACCGCCTCCCGAGTCCGGCGTGCCCACGCTCCGAGGCTAGGTCGAGGACGCCGGCCGCGCTTCGGGCGAGGACCCATGGGGACGCAGCTCGCACCGCCGGTGCAGCGACGCGCGGACGGGCGTCGGTCACCGTGCCCGGACCGTCACCGATCGTCGCCGCGTGCCGCGGAGTTTCCGGGTGCGGGCCACGGGTAGGCGGCCGTGTGCAGCCGTCTCGGCACGCCCATCGTCGCGTCGCACCCACCCGTCGGCGCGCTCCCTCCGCCGACGGACCGACAGCCAGGAGGACCTCATGAGCTCCCGCTCCGCCAGCCCCGGCCTGCGCCGCACCGCGCGCGTCCTGGGCCTGGCCAGCACCGGCCTCGGCGTCGCCATGCTCCGGAACCCGGTGGGCGTCGCCCGCGCGTCCGGCGTCGACGACTCGCCCACCGCGCTGTCGGTGATCCCGGTGGTCGGCGCGCGCGAACTGCTGCACGCCCTCCCGCTGCTCGCCGGCCGCCCGGGCTGGGCCTGGACCCGGATCGCCGGGGACGCGATGGACCTCACCGCCATGGGCGTCGCGCTCGCGCACCGGTCCGGCGACCGCCGGCGGCGGCTGCGCGCCGCGACCGTCGCGGTCGGGGGGCTGGCCGCGCTCGACCTGCTCACCGCCGCCCGGTCGCGCCGCCGGGGACCGGCCCGGGACCTCCTGCCCGGATCGGCGCCGTGGAAGGGCGCGATCGACGTCTCCGCCGCGACCACGGTGAACAAGACGCCGGAGCAGGTCTACCGCTACTGGCGCGACTTCTCGCGCCTGCCGGACTTCATGGCGCACGTGCGGGAGGTGCGCACGCTCGACGACGGGCAGCGCTCGCACTGGGTCGCCGAGGCGCCGGGGCGGCGCACCGTCGAGTGGGACGCCGAGCTCGTCGAGGACCGCCCCGGTGAGCTGATCCGCTGGCGCTCGCTGCCCGGCGCCGGCATCGAGAACGCCGGCTCGGTCGAGTTCCGCCCCGCCCCCGGCCGGCAGGGCACCGAGGTGCGCGTCCGGCTGGCCTACGCGCAGCCCGGCGGCCGGCTGGGCAAGGTCGTCGCCGGGCTGTTCGGCGAGTCGCCGGAGCAGCAGGTGCGCGACGACCTCACCCGCTCCAAGCAGGTTCTCGAGACCGGGCAGGTGGTCCGCTCCGAGGGCAGCCCCGAGGGCCCCCTGGCGGCCCGGCTCACCCACCAGCGGCCCGCGACAGCTCGTTCCTGACCCGATCCGCCTCCGGAAGGACTCCCACCGTGCGCGCCACCCAGTGGATGGGCAAGAACCACGTCGAGGTCAACGAGGTCCCCGACCCGCGGATCCTCAACGACCGCGACGCCATCGTGAAGGTCACCTCGACCGCCATCTGCGGCTCCGACCTGCACCTGTTCGACGGGTTCATCCCGACGATGAAGAAGGGCGACATCCTCGGCCACGAGTTCATGGGCGAGGTGGTCGAGCTCGGCAGGGGCGTCGGCAACCTGAAGGTCGGCGACCGGGTCGTCGTGCCGTTCCCGATCGCGTGCGGCGCGTGCACCGCCTGCGAGCGCGGCCTCTACTCGGTCTGCGAGAACTCCAACCCGAACGCCCGGATGGCCGAGAAGCTGTGGGGCCACTCGCCCTGCGGCATCTACGGCTACTCGCACCTGGTCGGTGGCTACCCCGGTGGGCAGGCCGAGTACGCCCGCGTGCCGTTCGCCGATGTCGGCCCGCTGAGGGTCGAGGACGACCTGACCGACGAGCAGGTGCTGTTCCTCACCGACATCTTCCCGACCGGGTACATGGGTGCGGAGATGTGCGACATCAAGGGCGGCGACGTCATCGCCGTCTGGGGAGCCGGCCCGGTCGGTCTGTTCGCCGTCGCGAGCGCCAGGATGCTGGGCGCGGAGCGGATCGTCGCCATCGACCGGTTCGACTACCGGCTGGACAAGGCGCGCGAGGCCGGCGCCACCGACGTCCTCAACTACGAGGAGGTCGACGTCCTGGACGCGCTGAAGGAGATCACCGCCGGCCGCGGCCCCGACGGGTGCATCGACGCCGCGGGTCTGGAGGCCACCCACCCCACCACCGCCGTCGACGCCTACGACCGGGCCAAGACCGCGGTCATGGCCGAGACCGAGCGGCCGCACGCGCTGCGGGAGGCGATCATGGCCTGCCGCAACGGGGGCACGGTCTCGATCATCGGCGTCTACGGCGGGCTCATGGACAAGTTCCCGGTCGGCTCGCTGATGAACCGGTCGCTGACCGTCCGGACCGGCCAGGCGCACGTGCACCGCTACCTGCGCCCGCTGTACGAGAAGATCCGCGACGGCGAGATCGACCCGACGTTCCTCATCTCGCACACCCTGCCGCTCGACCAGGCACCGCAGGGGTACCGGATGTTCCGGGACAAGGAGGACGACTGCACGAAGGTCGTCCTGAAGCCCTGACCTGCCGCCGAGCCCCGGCCGAGGGAGGACCCCCCGTGCAGTACGCCGAGTCCGTCGTGGACCTGGTCGGCGACACCCCGCTGGTGAAGCTGTCGTCGGTGACCCGCGACCTGGGTCCCGACGCGCCGCTCGTGCTGGCCAAGGTCGAGTACCTCAACCCGGGCGGCTCGGTGAAGGACCGGATCGCCGTCCGCATGGTCGACGCGGCGGAGGCCGACGGCCTGCTGGAGCCCGGCGGCACGATCGTGGAGCCGACCAGCGGCAACACCGGCATCGGCCTGGCCCTGGTCGCCCAGCAGCGCGGCTACCGCTGCATCTTCGTCTGCCCCGACAAGGTCGGCCAGGAGAAGATCAACGTGCTCAAGGCCTACGGGGCCGAGGTGGTGGTCTGCCCGACCGCCGTCGACCCCGCCGACCCGCGGTCGTACTACTCGGTGTCCGACCGGCTCAGCCGGGAGACGCCGGGCGCCTGGAAGCCCGACCAGTACTCGAATCCCAACAACCCGCGCTCGCACTACGAGACGACCGGGCCCGAGATCTGGGCGCAGACCGAGGGCCGGATCACCCACTTCGTCACCGGTGCCGGCACGGGCGGGACGATCAGCGGCGTCGGCCGCTACCTCAAGGAGGCCTCCGGCGGCCGGGTCCAGGTCATCGGCGCCGACCCCGAGGGCTCGGTGTACTCCGGCGGCACCGGCCGCCCCTACCTCGTCGAGGGCGTCGGCGAGGACTTCTGGCCCGCCACCTACGACCGGGACGTCGCCGACGAGATCGTCGCCGTCTCCGACGGCGACTCCTTCGCCATGACCCGCCGGCTGGCCCGCGAGGAGGGGCTGCTGGTCGGGGGCTCCTGCGGCATGGCGGTGGTGGCCGCGCTGCGCGTGGCCGAGCGGCTGACGAAGGACGACGTCCTCGTGGTGCTGCTGCCCGACGGCGGCCGCGGCTACCTGAACAAGATCTTCAACGACGCGTGGATGGCCGACTACGGCTTCCTCGAGGCCACCGGCGGCGAGACCGTCGGCGAGCTGCTGCACACCAAGTCCGGTGCGACGCCGACCCTGGTGCACACCCACCCGAACGAGACCGTCCGCGACGCCATCGACATCCTGCGCGAGTACGGGGTCAGCCAGCTGCCCGTCGTCCGGGCCGAGCCGCCGGTGACCGCCGGCGAGGTCGTCGGCTCCATCGACGAGAAGACGCTGCTCGACGCGCTCTTCGCCGGCCGGGCCTCGCTCGCCGACCGGGTGGAGAAGCACATGAGCCCGCCGCTGCCGATCGTCGGCTCGGGCGAGGCGGTCAGCGCCGCGGTCGCGCAGCTCGGGTCGGCCGACGCGCTGCTGGTGCACGTCGACGGCAAGCCGGCCGGCGTCGTCACCCGGCAGGACGTGCTGGGGCACCTCGCGGGGGTGACCCGGTGAGCGGCTTCGACACCCGGGCCATCCACGCCGGGCAGGAGCCCGACCCGGCCACCGGCGCGGTGATCCCCCCGCTGCACCTGACCACCACCTACAAGCAGGACGGCGTCGGCGGGCTGCGCGGCGGCTACGAGTACAGCCGCAGCGGCAACCCGACCCGCGACGCGCTGCACGAGGCGCTGGCCGCGCTGGAGGAGGGCACGACGGCGCTGGCGTTCGCCTCCGGGCTCGCCGCGGAGGACACCCTCCTGCGCACCGCCTGCCGGTCCGGCGACCACGTCGTCCTCGGCGGTGACGCCTACGGCGGCACGTTCCGGCTGATCTCCCGCGTGCTGTCGGAGTGGGGCCTGGAGCACACCCCGGTCGACCTCGACGACGCCGACGCCCTGCGCGCCGCGATCCGCCCCACGACGCGGGTCGTCTGGTGCGAGACGCCCAGCAACCCCCTGCTGAACATCACCGACATCGAGCGCACGGCGGCGGTCGCGCACGAGGCCGGCGCGCTGCTCGTCGTCGACAACACCTTCGCCTCGCCCTACCTGCAGCGGCCGCTCACCCTGGGCGCGGACGTCGTCGTGCACTCGACCACGAAGTACCTGGGTGGGCACTCCGACGTGGTGGGGGGCGCACTCGTCACGCGGGATGCCGCCCTCGGCGAGCAGCTGGCGTACAACCACAACGCGATGGGCGCGGTCGCGAGCCCGTTCGACTCCTGGCTGGTGCTGCGCAGCCTCAAGACGCTCGGCGTCCGGATGGACCGGCACTGCGCCAACGCGGCGCGGATCGCGGAGTTCCTGGTCGGCCGGTCCGAGGTCGCCTCGGTGCTCTACCCGGGGTTGCCCGACCACCCGGGGCACGACATCGCGGCACGGCAGATGTCCGGCTTCGGCGGGATGCTCTCGTTCCGGCTGCGCGGCGGCGAGGAGGCGGCGCTCGAGGTCTGCGAGCGGACGCAGCTGTTCACGCTGGCCGAGTCGCTCGGCGGCGTCGAGTCGCTGATCGAGCACCCGGGCCGGATGACCCACGCCAGCGCCGCCGGCTCGCCGCTGGAGGTGCCGGCGGACCTGGTGCGGCTCTCGGTCGGCATCGAGGACGCCGACGACCTGCTGGCCGACCTCGAGCAGGCGCTGGGCTGAGCCTCAGGCCGCCGTCGGGGTCGGCCCGACGATGAACAGCGGGCGGAAGTGCTCGACCACCGGGAACGGTTCGTAGAAGGAGTGCAGCAGGCGCCGCCACTCCTGGTACCCCGGTGACCCGCGGAATCCCTCGGTGTGGTCCTCCACGCTGTTCCACTCGACGAGCAGGAGGAAGACGTTCTCCCGCTCCACGCACCGGGACAGCAGCAGCCGCCGGAAGCCCGGCGACGCGGAGATGATCGGGGCAGCGGACCGGAACGCCGCCTCGAACTCGGCCTCGCGGCCAGGTGTCACGGACAGCTCTGCATGCTCGAGGATCACGGCGTGCACCGTACGGCCCGCCGGACATCGCGCCGGTGGACTGCCGCGGCGGCGCTCAGCGCGGGGCGGTGAGGATGCGGGGGCCGTCGGCGGTGACGGCGACGGTGTGCTCGACGTGCGCGGCGCGGCTGCCGTCGGCGCTGCGCAGCGTCCAGCCGTCGGCGTCCACCGTGTAGTCGTCGGAGCCGCCGGCGAGGAACCACGGCTCGATCGCGATCACCAGGCCGGCGCGCAGCGGGACCCCGCGCCCGGCCCGGCCCTCGTTGGGCACGGACGGCGCCTCGTGCATGGTGCGGCCCACCCCGTGACCGCCCTGGTCGGTGTTGATGCCGCACCCGCCGGCCCGGCCGACCGCGCCGATCGCCGCGGAGATGTCGCCTACCCGGTTGCCGACGACCGCCGCCGCGATGCCCGCCGCCAGCGCGCGCTCGGCGGTCGCCACCAGCTCGAGGTCCTCCGGCCGCGGCGTACCCACCGGGAAGGTGATCGCCGCGTCCCCGACCCACCCGTCCAGGACGGCGCCGGCGTCCACGCTGAGCAGGTCACCGTCCTCCAGTTCGTAGGGCGTCGGGATGCCGTGCAGCGCGACGTCGTTCACCGACAGGCACAGCACACCGGGAAACGGCGGGGTGGTGTGCAGCGGCGCGTAGCCGAGGAAGGGCGAGGTGGCGCCGGCGTCGGCCAGCACGTCGCGGGCCACGGCGTCGAGCTGGGTCAGCCGCACGCCCGGTGCCGCGAGCGCCCGCACCGCGGCGTGCATGTCGGCGACCACGGCGCCGGCGGCTCGCATGGCATCCAGTTCACCAGGGGTCCGCAGTTCGATCACCGGTCCACCTCGACGGGTCCGGCGGCGGGCGACGCGTGTTCGAGGATCACCCGCGCACGGTACGGGGAGCAGGTGACTCCTCCGCGCGTGACCGTCGTCGTCGCCACCCGCGACCGCCGCGACCCGCTGCTCCGCAGCCTCGACCACCTCGCGGGCCCGGGCCTGCCGCCGGTGGTCGTGGTCGACAACGGCTCCTCCGACGGCACACCCGCCGCCGTCCGCGAACGGCACCCGGCGGTGACCGTGGTGGAGCTGCCCGCCAACGCCGGGGCGGTGGCGCGGACGTCGGGGGTCCGGCGTGCCGGCACGCCGTACGTGGCCTTCGCCGACGACGACTCCTGGTGGGAACCGGGCGCCCTGGACCGGGCCGCCGACCTGCTGGACGCCCATCCGCAGGTCGCGCTGGTCGCCGGCCGGGTGCGGATGGCCGCCGACGGGTCGGTCGACGCGGTCACGCGCAAGCACCGGGCCGCCGTCCTCGGGGTCACGCCGGGGAACCCGGGGCCCGACGTGCTGAGCTTCCCCGCCTTCGCCACGGTGGTGCGGCGCGACGCGTACCTGTCGGCCGGCGGGTTCGCGCCGCTGTTGTTCTTCGGCGGCGAGGAGCACCTGCTGGCGCTCGACCTCGCGGCGGCGGGCTGGCAGCAGGTCTACGCCGACGACGTCGTCGCCTGGCACGACCCGGCCGGTCCCCCCGCCGTGTCCCCGCGGCGCTGGGCGCTGCAGACCCGCAACGACCTGTTGGTCGACTGGCTGCGCCGGCCGCTCCCCGTCGCGCTCGCCGCCACCGCGCGGCTGGCCCGCCGGGCCCGCACCGACCCGGCGGCCAGGGCCGCCCTCCGCGGCTGGGCCCGCCGGCTGCCGGCCGCGCTGCGGCAGCGGCGGCCGGTCCCGCGCGACGTCGAGCGCCGGTTCGCGGCGGCGCAGCGGCCGCTCAGCGCCCCAGCTGCCCGGTGAGCCACTCCCGCGCCCGCTCGTTGCCGGCCACCCCACGCCGCTGCGCCTCCGCCACCGCGGCGGTCAGCTCCCCGGACAGGCAGCGGGCGAGAGCGCCGTCGAGGGCCTCGGCCGTCACCTCGTCCGCGGCCAGCAGCAGCGGCCAGCCCAGCGCCTCGGCCTGGCCGGTGACCTTCGCGCCCCCGGAGACGGCGTCGCAGGCGATGACCGGACGCCCGTGCTTCAGCCCCAGGACCATGCCGTGCAGGCGCATGCTCAGCACCACGTCGGCGCGCCGGAGCAGCGCCTCGACCTGAGCCGGCCGCCGCGGGTGCGGCTTGTCGTACAGGTCGGTGTCGATCGGGAACCACGGCAGCGCGCGGGCCGCCAGCCACTCCTCGACGACGCCGCGGACCCGGTCGGCGCGGCTGCGGTCGCCGTACTCGCCCTGCACCGGCGCGAAGGCGACCGCCAGCACGGGGACCTCGGGCGCGGGCCCCTCGATGGCCAGGTCCGGTCGGGCGACCCCCCGGGCGTCGCGCTCCAGGATCGCGTCGAACAGCGTCGGGGCGACGTCGTCGACGACGGAGACGTTCACCGCCCAGCGCCGGGCGCCGGCGAACGCGGCGGTCAGCTCGGGCAGGGGCGCCAGGTCCCCGACCGGCCCGGTGGTGAACAGCAGGTGCGTGTAGTCGGCCGGATCGACGTCGCGCCAGTGCACGCCACGGCCGAGGTACGGCGCCCAGGCGACGTCGTGGTCGATGCCCAGGTCGGTGAGCCAGCGCACGACGGCGTCGGCTCCCAGCTCGTCGCCGACGGTGGCGATCACCTCGTCGAAGCTGAACCACCCGGCCACGAGAACGCGCATGATCTCCACCCTCGCAGCCGGGCATGCAGCGGGCACGCGGGGGGAACGAGATCACCGTCTCACCGGTTGTCGCCGGCAGCCGCACCGAGCGAGGAGGAGCCCGTGAGCACCGCCGAGAGCACCCGTGACCTGGCCGCCCTGGAGGCCGCACGCACCCGCATCCGCGAGGCGCACCTGCGCCCGGCCGGAGCGCGCCCCCGGTCGACCGCCCGGGGGCTGCACCACACCGCGCTGATCAGCAGCGACGTCGAGCGGACCGTGCGCTTCTACCAGGACGTGCTCGGCTTCCCGCTCACCGAGCTGATCGAGAACCGCGACTACCCCGGCTCCTCACACTTCTTCTTCGACATCGGCAACGGCAACCTGCTGGCCTTCTTCGACTTCCCGGGGCTGGACGTCGGCCCGTACGCCGAGGTGCTCGGTGGCCTGCACCACCTGGCCATCAGCGTCGATCCGCAGGGCTGGGAGCAGCTCGTGCAGCGGCTCACCGAGGCCGGGGTCCCGCACGAGGTGCACAGCGGGGTCTCGGTCTACTTCCGCGACCCGGACGGCGCCCGCATCGAGCTGATCGCCGACCCGCTCGGCGAGATGTACGGCTCGAAGGTCCTCTGACGCGGACCGGTGGGGCGGCGGGACCGCCCCACCGGTCCCGGGCTCAGCGCTCCGGGTCGGCGACGAGGTCGGCGTAGTCGGGGTGGCGCTCGATCCAGCCGGCGACGAACGAGCAGCGGGGCACCACGGACCCGCCGCGGGAGCGGACCTCGTCGAGCGCCGCCCGGACCAGCGTGCTGCCCAGCCCCGACTGCCCGGCATCGGGGTCGACCTCGGTGTGGGTGAACACCACGGTCTCGCCACGGC is from Blastococcus sp. HT6-4 and encodes:
- a CDS encoding VOC family protein produces the protein MSTAESTRDLAALEAARTRIREAHLRPAGARPRSTARGLHHTALISSDVERTVRFYQDVLGFPLTELIENRDYPGSSHFFFDIGNGNLLAFFDFPGLDVGPYAEVLGGLHHLAISVDPQGWEQLVQRLTEAGVPHEVHSGVSVYFRDPDGARIELIADPLGEMYGSKVL
- a CDS encoding GNAT family N-acetyltransferase, producing the protein MEPTVTDVPESDRFEIRDGERVLGLAAYERRGETVVFTHTEVDPDAGQSGLGSTLVRAALDEVRSRGGSVVPRCSFVAGWIERHPDYADLVADPER
- the map gene encoding type I methionyl aminopeptidase, translated to MIELRTPGELDAMRAAGAVVADMHAAVRALAAPGVRLTQLDAVARDVLADAGATSPFLGYAPLHTTPPFPGVLCLSVNDVALHGIPTPYELEDGDLLSVDAGAVLDGWVGDAAITFPVGTPRPEDLELVATAERALAAGIAAAVVGNRVGDISAAIGAVGRAGGCGINTDQGGHGVGRTMHEAPSVPNEGRAGRGVPLRAGLVIAIEPWFLAGGSDDYTVDADGWTLRSADGSRAAHVEHTVAVTADGPRILTAPR
- a CDS encoding glycosyltransferase, whose translation is MTVVVATRDRRDPLLRSLDHLAGPGLPPVVVVDNGSSDGTPAAVRERHPAVTVVELPANAGAVARTSGVRRAGTPYVAFADDDSWWEPGALDRAADLLDAHPQVALVAGRVRMAADGSVDAVTRKHRAAVLGVTPGNPGPDVLSFPAFATVVRRDAYLSAGGFAPLLFFGGEEHLLALDLAAAGWQQVYADDVVAWHDPAGPPAVSPRRWALQTRNDLLVDWLRRPLPVALAATARLARRARTDPAARAALRGWARRLPAALRQRRPVPRDVERRFAAAQRPLSAPAAR
- a CDS encoding polysaccharide pyruvyl transferase family protein, which codes for MRVLVAGWFSFDEVIATVGDELGADAVVRWLTDLGIDHDVAWAPYLGRGVHWRDVDPADYTHLLFTTGPVGDLAPLPELTAAFAGARRWAVNVSVVDDVAPTLFDAILERDARGVARPDLAIEGPAPEVPVLAVAFAPVQGEYGDRSRADRVRGVVEEWLAARALPWFPIDTDLYDKPHPRRPAQVEALLRRADVVLSMRLHGMVLGLKHGRPVIACDAVSGGAKVTGQAEALGWPLLLAADEVTAEALDGALARCLSGELTAAVAEAQRRGVAGNERAREWLTGQLGR